The following nucleotide sequence is from bacterium.
CCCATCGTATTATACATCACGTCAGCGGTAAAAATTTGTAGTAACGTACACCTTTGCGCTGCCCAAGAGTGATTTTTTGCTTGGGGGTATGATTGTGGAAGAAAGACTTGAGGCGTTGCAGGAGCCTTGGACCTCCTTCGTGATTGAGTTTCCGACTTATCCGAAGCAGATGGTCCACGGGCGGGAGGAGAGTCAGCGGATTCTCTTTCTCTGCCCGCAGGCCGAGGCCAACCCGACGGAGTTGTGCCTGGCCCTGTTCGGCTCCCAGATCCTGATGCACAGGTTGCAGCAGGGTGAATCGACGGAAGCCCTGGCTTCCGCCGGGTTCATCTTCGTGTACGCGGCCGAGACGCCCAATGCATTGCGGAACGTCCTGGCCCGTTACAAGCAGATGACCAACGCCCCGGTTCTGGTGTCCCAGAAGTCCAACGTGGTCAAGACGGCCCATTTCGTGACGGAATTCCTGAACCGGGTGACGGCTCCCGCCTTCAGCCAAGGGCGGACCCTGGCCGACAACCCCGGTGCGGGCATGTCCGTGGGCGCGATGGACCCGGCCATGATGCCCCTTTCGGGCGACGAGGACCTGTGGACCGACGCGCTGCCCGAGATCGTCCTCGTGGACGAGGAAGGCAACACGGTGCACGCGTCGCACAACCTGCAGGATTATCGGGCCGAGTACGCCTGCCGCTATGTGCTGGCGCATTTCTCGGAGAACATCAATCGCGACAAGATGGCCGAGACGGTCAACCTGTCGCCCGGCTACTTCTCGAACCTGTTCCGGTCCGAAGTGGGCATGAGCTTCTCGGACTACCTGATCCAGGTGCGGGTCGAGAACGCCAAGAGCCTGCTCCGGCGGTTCGACCTCTCGGTCGATGCGATCAGCCGCAAGTGCGGGTTCAACAGCCTGGCCCACTTCTCGCGGACCTTCAAGGACCGCTGCGGCCTTTCGCCGCTGAAGTACCGCAAGAGCCCCCACGCCACGGCGTGATCCGGGGCCGCGCGGCGGCCGGTCTGTCAGGCCAGATCAAGAAAAAGGCCCTTCCCGTCGAGTCGGGGAAGGGCCTTTTCTTTTGCCGACGTGGCTGCGTCGGCCATTGCCGGGCTAATGCCCGAAGTGGATGGCGAAGACCGTCAGGTCGGCCAGGTTGAGGATACCGTCGCCGTTGAAGTCGGCGCAGCGGTTGTAGACGCCGGTGGAGTAGAGCCCGGCGAACGCCGCCAGATCGGACAGATCGACCCGGCAGTCGGCGTTCAGGTCGGGCGACACGATCAGCGGCACCACCGCGAGCTGGAATCCGGCCACGTCCACGAAGCTCGCGCTGCCGGCGCAGCACGCCCCCATGGGCGCACTGAACTGCACGATGCCGGTCGGGCCGGACACCGCCGAGAACACCGAGACGCCGTTGCACGCGACGGGACAACTGCCCCCGAAGACCATGGTCAGCGCCTCGTTGGGACACGGCACCGCAGCGGGGTCCCGCAGGACGGCGCTGTAGGTGATGTCGCCGCTGGGGCAGACGGTCATGATCTGGGGGAACGTGCTCGTGGCGGGGCTGGCGCACTGCGCCCGGGCGATGTCGGCCAGGAGAAGCGGCACACCGAGGGCCGCGAGGGCGAACAGGAAGAGGGAGAATCGTTTCCTGGTCATGATGATTCCTTTCGAGCGAGGTCAGAGTGATCCGGGGGACGGAAGGTCCGGCCCCCCAGCCGGACTGTTGCTTCACCCTGCTGTCATGACGATATTGGACGCCGCCGGGACCGTCAATACAGGATGGCCGGACCCCGAATTCGCGACTGCCGACCGCCGCCCCCGAAAGGCCCCCGCCCTTGGCCCTGCTTTCGCTCCAGGACGCCCACTTCGACTACGGGCGCGAGAAGATCCTGCGCGGGGCCAACCTCGCCCTGCAGCCGGGGGTGAAGTGCGCCCTGGTCGGGGCCAACGGCGCGGGCAAGACCACGCTGCTGGCCCTGATGACGGGTGAACTCGCGCTGCACGGCGGCGTGCGCCAGTTGCGGGGCAAGGTCGAGGTGCGGCACCTGCGGCAGGAGTCGGAGCTGGGCGCGGTGCCGGGCGGCGGCGCGGATGCCGGCACCGGCCTGCGTGCCGTCGTGGCCGCCCACGCCTTCACCCGCGAACGGGAACTCGAGCACCGGCTCGAGGTGCTGAACGGCGAGATCGCCGCGGCCGCTGCCGCCGACCAGGCTGCGCTCGTGGTCGAACAGGGGCGCCTGCAGGAGGAGTTCGAGCGCCTCGACGGCTACACCATGACCGCGCGGCTCGAGTCGGCCCTGCGCGGCGTGGGCCTGCGGCCCGCCACCTGGGACACGCCCGTCGACCGGCTCAGCGGCGGCGAACGGCGGCGTGCCGCCCTGGCCCAGGTGCTGCTCAGCCGCGCCGACCTGCTGCTCCTCGACGAGCCCACCAACCACCTCGACCTCGACTCGTGCGAGTGGCTCGAAGGCTTCCTGGCGACGTACCCGGGGGCGGCCGTCATCGTCTCCCACGACCGGCACTTCCTCGACCGCGTCACCACCCGCACCCTGCATCTGGACCGCGGCCGCGTGGTGAGCTACTCGGGCAACTACACCTTCTTCGACGCCCAGAGCACCCTGCGTTTCGAGCAGGACCTCGCCGCCTGGGAACGCCAGCAGGCGAAGATCCGCCAGACCGAGGAGTACATCCGGCGCAACATCGAGGGCCAGAAGACGAAGCAGGCCCAGTCGCGGCGCAAGCAGCTCGAGAAGGAGGAGCTGCTCGAACGGCCCTCGACCGAGCCGGGCCAGTTCCGCTTCCGCCTCGAGCCGGTGCGTCCGAGCGGCGGCACGGTGCTGGAAACGGCGGGCCTCGGCAAGCGGTACGGCGAGCGCACGCTGCTGCACGACCTCGACCTGCACGTGTCGCGCGGCGACCGGGTGGGCATCATCGGGCCCAACGGCTGCGGCAAGTCGACCCTGCTGAAGATGATGGCCGGGCGCGTGGTGCCCGACGCCGGCACCGTCGTGACCGGACACAACGTCGACCTGGGCTACTACGACCAGGACCTGAGCGGCGTCTCGGACCACAACACGGTCCTGGCCGAGATGATGGCCGTCGACCCGCGGGCGACCATCGGCGAGCACCGCTCGTTCCTCGGCGCCTTCGGCTTCGGCGAGGACCTCTTCGACCGGCAGGTGAGTGCCCTGAGCGGGGGCGAGCGCGGCCGGTTGTCCCTGCTGCGGCTCATCAAGGAGGGGCACAACACCCTGCTCCTGGACGAGCCCACCAACCACCTGGACATCCGCAGCCGCGAGTCCCTCGAGGCGGCCCTGCGGGAATTCGACGGCACCATGGTCGTCGTCTCCCACGACCGGCGCTTCCTCGACAAGATCGTCGACCGGCTGGTGGTGTTCCCGTCGCCGGAGGAGGCGACCGACGGCACCGTGCGGGTCTTCGACGGCAACTGGGCCGACTGGGTGTGGAAGCGGGGCCAGGAGCGGCAGGACGCCGCACCGGCGGCCGCGAGACCGGCGGCGAAGGCGGGGGCGACCCCGTCAGCCCCGGCCGCGGGCGAACGCGGCGGGGCCCTGAGCAAGAACGAGCGGCAGCGGCGCCAGCAGTGGATCGCCGCCGCCGAAGAAGCTATCGTGGCGCTCGAGACCGAGCAGGAAACGGTGCTGGCCGCCATGGGCCGCCCCGACCTGGACAACGAGCGCCGGGTCGAGCTGGGCCGCCGCTGCACCGAGATCGAGCAGGAGATCGCCGGCCACCTGGCCGACTGGGAAACGTGGAGCCTCGAACTCGAGGCCGGCCGGGAGGTCGACGGCACGTGAGCACCCGCCAGAAGGAAGTCGCCGGCTTCGTCACCGAGCGGCCGCGCGAGCGCGCGGTCATCGTCGGCGTGCACCTGCCCGACGCCTGGGCCGGCGGCCTGGGCGGCGAGGCCGACCTGCCCGAGCTGGCCCAGCTGGTCGACACGGCGGGAGCCGACGTGGTGGGGGAGGTCGAGCAGCGGCGGCACCGTCCGGCGCCGGCCACCTTCCTGGGCAAGGGCAAGCTCGAGGAACTGAAGGAGCTCGTGGGCGAGACCGAGGCCACCCTCGTCGTCTTCGACAACGACCTCTCGCCCGCCCAGGGCCGCAACCTCGAGAAGCTCCTCGACGTGAACGTGCTCGACCGCACCGAGCTCATCCTGGACATCTTCGCCAACCACGCCGACTCGCGGCAGGCCCGGCTGCAGGTGGAGCTGGCCCAGCTGCAGTACCTGCTGCCCCGCCTGACCCGGCTGTGGTCGCACCTCGAGCGGCAGGCCGGCGGCATCGGCACCCGCGGACCCGGCGAGACCCAGCTCGAGACCGACCGGCGGCTGCTGAACCGGCGCATCGCGGCGCTGCAGCGGTCGCTGAAGGAGGTCGAGACCACGCGGCAGACCCAGGTGCGGTCGCGCGACAACGTCTTCAAGGCGGCGCTGGTGGGCTACACCAACGCGGGCAAGTCGACCCTCATGAACGCCATCACCGACGCCGACGTGTACGTGAAGGACCAGCTCTTCGCGACCCTCGACGCCACGACGCGCCGCGTCGAGACCGACGAGCGGCGGCGCTTCCTGCTGACCGACACCGTCGGCTTCATCCGCCGCCTGCCGCACCACCTGGTCGAGAGCTTCAAGGCCACCCTGCAGGAGGTGCGCGACGCCGACCTCATGGTGCACGTGGTCGACGCGGGCCACGAGGACCCGGAGCACCAGATCGCCTCGGTGAACGCGGTGCTGCGCGACATCGTGCCGGCCGAGAAGGCCACGCTGATGGTCTTCAACAAGATGGACCTCGTCGACCGCGAGCTCGTGGCCAACCGGTTCGGGCGCGCCTATCCGGGCGCCGTGTTCGTGTCGGCCCGCGACGCCGACGGCCCGGCCGCGGTGCGCGACGCCATCCTGGCCCGCGTGCTCGGCGGCGAGATGATCCGCACGGTGCGCGTGCCCCTGCGCAACCTGGGCTGCCTCGGCCGCTTCCACCGCACCGGCTCGGTGCTGGAGCAGGAGTTCGAGGGGACGGCGTGCCGGGTGACGCTGCGCCTCTCGGAGGAGGAGTTCAACCGGCTGGTCTCCCGCGAGGGGGCCGAGCCGGTCGACGACGGCGCGCCGGGCGCCCCGGCCTGACCGCCGCGGGCCCTGCGGGCCCGGCGCTTGCACGAGCTTCCTTTAGCGACCATCCGCCCCGAATTTCCATGCATTCCGCCAGCCCCGTCCGGGCCGGTCGTTGCGCTTTGCCCAGCCCCGTGGCCCCGATTCCCCGTAACCCCCCGTAGTCCCTCGTTTTCGCCCCCGCAGGGGCGGCATGGACCTTGCTGGAAAAAACCTGAAGAAATGTGCCCGGCGGCCGATAACAGGCAGAGAAACGCCGTTTTCAGGACCAGAAACAAGGGATCGGGGGACCGGAACCATGTTGTTGCCCACGCTGGCACCCGGCGGCCGCGCCCGGCAGAAAATGCCGTCGCGCCGCGGTTTCACCATGGCCGAGATGATGGTCATCATCGTCATCGTCGGCATCATGGCGACCGTCGCCGCCCCGCCGCTTTTCCGCTACGTGCAGTCGAACCGGCTGCAGACCGGCGTCGACCGTCTGGCCGCCGACCTGCAGTACGCCCGGTCGCTGTCCATCGCCAACAGCCAGATCCTGCGCTTCTCCGCCGACAACGCCGGCTACCAGCTGACCAACCCCAACTCGGGAGTGGTCATCCGGCAGCGCGACTTCGAGCACGGCGTCGCGCTCGACCTGGACGTGACCGCGGACTTCTACCCGTGGGGGATGGCCGACGCGCGCGTCTTCAACATCACGAACGGATCCGGCACCCGGCAGGTGAACCTGCTGCCCACCGGCATCGTGGAGGTGCACTGAGACATGCTGCGCAAGCTGAACCGCCAATGGCGCCGCTGCCTGGCCCGGGGCCGCGTCCCGGGTCGCGAGGGCTTCACCCTCGTCGAGATCCTGATGGTGCTGCTCATCCTCTCGGTGGGGATCATTCCCGTCGCGATGATCCAGCACCGGGCCCGTCGCGAGGTGACCGAATCGGACAAGTACACCGAGGGGATCATCGTCGCCCAGACCCAGCTCGAGCGCATCAAGGGGATGGGTTTCGGCGCCGCCGCCCCGGACAGCGGCGACGTCGGCAACGTGCGCTGGGTCGCCCAGATCAACAACGTCGCCTTCGGGCTGGACCGCGTCGTCGTGACGGCGACCTGGCAGAACGAAGGGGCCCAGGAATCGCTGACCGTGACCGACCTCATGTCGATGCGCTAGAGGAGCGAGGAGAGAGATGATGAACACCTTGCGCAGGATCCTGGCCGGCCCGGACCGCCGCGGCCTGACCCTGATCGAGCTGATGGTCTCGCTGTCGATGTTCGGCATCGTCGTGGGCGTCGTGTTCGGCTTCATGGTCAACGCCCGGGACAGCTACTCGAGCACGCGGGAGAAGGTGCAGTACCAGCAGGGCATGCGCGCGGTCATCAGCCTGATGACCCGCGAGCTGCGCTCGACGGGATGCGACCCGACCAGCGCCGGCTTCGAGGCCTTCGGCATCGCCACCACGACGGCCCTGCAGTGCCGCGCCGACCTGAACGGCGACGGCGACGTGACCGACGTGGGCCCCGACGAGACGGTGACCTACGCCTACAACGCCGGCACGGGCGAGCTCGTGCGGGCCGACGGCTTCGCCGCGATGACGATCCTGCGGGGCCTGAACGACGTGCGCTTCACCTACTACGACCAGGCCGGCGCCGTGCTCGCGGCGGTGCCCCTGAGCGCCCTCGACCGCGCCGCCGTGCGCTTCGTGGAAGTGACCCTCGACGGCCTGAGCGACCGGGGGGAACCGGTCAACTACACCGCGCGCATCGCCCTGCGCAACAGCTAGGCGACCCGCGGAACGGACAATGCGAACCCCAAGCGGCCCGCCGGCGGCGGGCCAGGGAGCAACGGAAATGGAACAGACCCGACTGGACCGCGAAGGCTTCGCCATGGTCACGACCCTGCTGATCGTCCTCGTGCTGGGCATCCTGGCCGTGGGCGTGGTGTGGATCGCCACCTCGGAGAAGAAGACGTCGTTCGCCGAGGGCGTGCACGTGGCGGCGGTCTTCGCGGCCGACGCCGGCGGCGAGGCCGGCATCAACTTCATCCGGGTCTCGGACTCGCCCCCGTCGATCACGGACTTCGGCACCATGGCGGTGCGCAACCAGGGCGAGACGGTTCTGGAGGGATCGCAGAGCTACTCCTACAACGCGACGTTCCTCCAGCGGCGGATGAAGCCGGGCTGGGGGCTGGAGTACCTGGACTACGACTACCGGATCGGGTCCCTCGGCGAATCGGGACAATCCGGCAGCAGCGGCGTCGACGTGGTCGTCAGCCGGCTCTACAAGGAAGGCTACTGAGCAGGATGGAACTTTCACGGGGGAAACGACGAGGCAGGAGGGACCCCGGGGTCCCAACGGCGGCAGGAGTCGATAACATGAAGAACGGTAATTTCAATTCGAAACGGGCCTCCGGCCGGTCGCTGCTCGTCGGCGCCGCGCTGCTGGCCCTCGTGGTCCCGCTCGCGGGATTCGCCCAGGACGCGTGCGAGATCCCCTTGTTCGTGAAGCAGAACCTG
It contains:
- a CDS encoding helix-turn-helix transcriptional regulator; translation: MVHGREESQRILFLCPQAEANPTELCLALFGSQILMHRLQQGESTEALASAGFIFVYAAETPNALRNVLARYKQMTNAPVLVSQKSNVVKTAHFVTEFLNRVTAPAFSQGRTLADNPGAGMSVGAMDPAMMPLSGDEDLWTDALPEIVLVDEEGNTVHASHNLQDYRAEYACRYVLAHFSENINRDKMAETVNLSPGYFSNLFRSEVGMSFSDYLIQVRVENAKSLLRRFDLSVDAISRKCGFNSLAHFSRTFKDRCGLSPLKYRKSPHATA
- a CDS encoding ABC-F family ATP-binding cassette domain-containing protein: MALLSLQDAHFDYGREKILRGANLALQPGVKCALVGANGAGKTTLLALMTGELALHGGVRQLRGKVEVRHLRQESELGAVPGGGADAGTGLRAVVAAHAFTRERELEHRLEVLNGEIAAAAAADQAALVVEQGRLQEEFERLDGYTMTARLESALRGVGLRPATWDTPVDRLSGGERRRAALAQVLLSRADLLLLDEPTNHLDLDSCEWLEGFLATYPGAAVIVSHDRHFLDRVTTRTLHLDRGRVVSYSGNYTFFDAQSTLRFEQDLAAWERQQAKIRQTEEYIRRNIEGQKTKQAQSRRKQLEKEELLERPSTEPGQFRFRLEPVRPSGGTVLETAGLGKRYGERTLLHDLDLHVSRGDRVGIIGPNGCGKSTLLKMMAGRVVPDAGTVVTGHNVDLGYYDQDLSGVSDHNTVLAEMMAVDPRATIGEHRSFLGAFGFGEDLFDRQVSALSGGERGRLSLLRLIKEGHNTLLLDEPTNHLDIRSRESLEAALREFDGTMVVVSHDRRFLDKIVDRLVVFPSPEEATDGTVRVFDGNWADWVWKRGQERQDAAPAAARPAAKAGATPSAPAAGERGGALSKNERQRRQQWIAAAEEAIVALETEQETVLAAMGRPDLDNERRVELGRRCTEIEQEIAGHLADWETWSLELEAGREVDGT
- the hflX gene encoding GTPase HflX → MSTRQKEVAGFVTERPRERAVIVGVHLPDAWAGGLGGEADLPELAQLVDTAGADVVGEVEQRRHRPAPATFLGKGKLEELKELVGETEATLVVFDNDLSPAQGRNLEKLLDVNVLDRTELILDIFANHADSRQARLQVELAQLQYLLPRLTRLWSHLERQAGGIGTRGPGETQLETDRRLLNRRIAALQRSLKEVETTRQTQVRSRDNVFKAALVGYTNAGKSTLMNAITDADVYVKDQLFATLDATTRRVETDERRRFLLTDTVGFIRRLPHHLVESFKATLQEVRDADLMVHVVDAGHEDPEHQIASVNAVLRDIVPAEKATLMVFNKMDLVDRELVANRFGRAYPGAVFVSARDADGPAAVRDAILARVLGGEMIRTVRVPLRNLGCLGRFHRTGSVLEQEFEGTACRVTLRLSEEEFNRLVSREGAEPVDDGAPGAPA
- a CDS encoding GspH/FimT family pseudopilin is translated as MLLPTLAPGGRARQKMPSRRGFTMAEMMVIIVIVGIMATVAAPPLFRYVQSNRLQTGVDRLAADLQYARSLSIANSQILRFSADNAGYQLTNPNSGVVIRQRDFEHGVALDLDVTADFYPWGMADARVFNITNGSGTRQVNLLPTGIVEVH
- a CDS encoding prepilin-type N-terminal cleavage/methylation domain-containing protein, with product MLRKLNRQWRRCLARGRVPGREGFTLVEILMVLLILSVGIIPVAMIQHRARREVTESDKYTEGIIVAQTQLERIKGMGFGAAAPDSGDVGNVRWVAQINNVAFGLDRVVVTATWQNEGAQESLTVTDLMSMR
- a CDS encoding prepilin-type N-terminal cleavage/methylation domain-containing protein, producing the protein MMNTLRRILAGPDRRGLTLIELMVSLSMFGIVVGVVFGFMVNARDSYSSTREKVQYQQGMRAVISLMTRELRSTGCDPTSAGFEAFGIATTTALQCRADLNGDGDVTDVGPDETVTYAYNAGTGELVRADGFAAMTILRGLNDVRFTYYDQAGAVLAAVPLSALDRAAVRFVEVTLDGLSDRGEPVNYTARIALRNS